The following proteins come from a genomic window of Nostoc sp. TCL26-01:
- a CDS encoding HlyD family efflux transporter periplasmic adaptor subunit, whose protein sequence is MFIKVLFLKLPKPKRTSIFQSTRLVLACGVLGVGLTFLVQHLLSIRSSRAYINGDIVYIRAPIAGNLQLNNQYVPGEWIESNTVLGQVSNPRANTLILRREELKTQLSVAQKSLLSLNNQASTYEKILNKLDGKIHRYDQQLTQQKLLQNQQQKLELAQTQRDINQSYAELSQQKEAAAIAEKEAQRYQKLAQEQVVSASQAEKLKSVAKQLQENVNKATESYQQSVQQLQINEANLSSVQINFMLRVGDTENRQQQLLIHQQDLAKELIGIQQKKISTDGEIQAIKTELNKIEKQLKIDSLAAIKPAFPGPIWSIKSRSHEYLEANEVILAMVNCRNRWVEALVSEQSAAQLSPGMAVQIKLLGETQQRWRGEILAIRAGVGRMSAGEDVVGLLKDLPQRQVALRIGVEWTEPTNSQEFCFVGRSAEVVIPRFGKKN, encoded by the coding sequence GTGTTTATTAAAGTCCTATTTCTTAAACTACCAAAACCAAAACGCACTAGCATCTTTCAATCAACCCGATTAGTATTAGCCTGTGGAGTCCTGGGAGTTGGCTTAACATTTCTTGTCCAGCATCTTTTAAGTATTCGCAGTAGTCGGGCTTATATCAACGGTGATATCGTCTATATCCGTGCGCCCATCGCCGGCAATTTACAATTAAATAATCAATATGTGCCTGGAGAATGGATAGAATCTAATACAGTTTTAGGGCAAGTATCCAACCCCAGAGCGAATACCTTAATTTTACGCCGAGAAGAATTAAAAACTCAATTGAGTGTTGCTCAAAAATCATTGCTGAGTCTGAATAATCAAGCTAGCACCTATGAAAAAATCCTCAACAAACTCGATGGTAAAATTCATAGATACGACCAGCAACTTACTCAACAAAAGCTCTTACAAAATCAACAACAAAAATTAGAACTAGCTCAAACCCAAAGAGATATTAATCAATCTTATGCCGAGTTATCACAACAAAAAGAAGCAGCAGCGATCGCCGAAAAAGAAGCACAGCGTTATCAAAAATTAGCGCAGGAACAGGTAGTATCAGCTAGTCAAGCGGAAAAACTCAAATCCGTGGCTAAACAATTGCAAGAAAATGTGAATAAAGCAACGGAATCTTATCAACAATCTGTACAGCAACTACAAATCAACGAAGCTAATTTATCATCTGTACAAATTAACTTTATGCTAAGAGTCGGTGACACAGAAAATCGTCAACAACAATTACTGATTCATCAACAAGATTTAGCTAAAGAATTGATAGGGATTCAGCAAAAAAAAATTAGTACCGATGGAGAAATTCAAGCCATTAAGACTGAATTAAATAAAATTGAAAAACAATTAAAAATAGATTCCTTAGCAGCTATTAAACCTGCCTTTCCTGGGCCTATTTGGTCAATTAAATCCCGTAGCCATGAATATTTAGAAGCTAATGAAGTAATTTTGGCAATGGTGAATTGTCGTAACCGTTGGGTTGAAGCTTTAGTTTCCGAACAAAGTGCAGCCCAACTCTCGCCAGGAATGGCTGTACAAATCAAACTCTTAGGTGAAACTCAGCAACGCTGGCGTGGCGAAATTTTAGCAATTCGCGCCGGAGTCGGACGAATGAGTGCGGGGGAAGATGTGGTTGGTTTACTCAAAGATTTACCTCAACGCCAAGTGGCTTTACGCATCGGCGTAGAGTGGACAGAACCGACAAATTCCCAAGAGTTTTGTTTTGTCGGACGCAGTGCAGAAGTAGTGATTCCCCGCTTTGGGAAGAAAAATTGA
- a CDS encoding glycosyltransferase family 2 protein, whose protein sequence is MQVKNLWWFYSALVIVLGWSIVDLDIDLSEWEIAFMAWLEACHHFFAPTEAGLLQICLPTGCSLVAALLLKYFSPQPGYWSRLIAAIIAIALVTEYMLWRLLGTLYLPNFWIGSLSVLFFLAELLNYISMISFYGQTVMVRDRTQEADYLSPAIIHGDYQPTVDILIPTYNESLDILTRTVIGCQLINYSQKKIYLLDDGCRPEVEKLAQDLGCFYIARIDRSHAKAGNINHALKFTSGELITSFDADFVPTENFLERTVGFFQNPQIALIQTPQNFYNTSSFLVNLKVDHLVSNDVDLSFQYMEAGRDALDSPLCSGTSFIIRRSALAKIGGIPTQSITEDFYTSMQLLNQGYKVIYLNELISAGAAPENISAYINQKLRWAQGNLQLLFCPQHPPLFYSGLNLIQRLVHFSAIIFWCTAITRLFYLLLPAFSLLFGIFAIKPTLPGILIFFLPYYIFNLCIFNWINGGLRSIIWSDVFDILMCFPVTIAVCKTLIAPFGSRFKVTPKGVVLSKINMNWQLGIPLILVAVAYCIGLFRHLSGIAEPTDEVASLGVTLIWSFYNLALLSVCIQSTIEVPQERIFIRFKHNLTCKFKSLTAIWDAQTVDLSEGGALIKIPATISLSQVPETAHLSIPTITDTDFSVKIVRKFTDKKHIYLGLEFSQLSLLQTRNLVKFLFCRPHLWQPKRTTEIQAASAFLKTVLRFYPLAEARGKLNF, encoded by the coding sequence ATGCAAGTGAAAAATTTATGGTGGTTTTATTCTGCTTTAGTAATTGTTTTGGGATGGAGTATTGTTGATTTAGATATAGACTTATCAGAGTGGGAAATTGCCTTCATGGCTTGGCTAGAAGCCTGTCATCACTTTTTTGCACCCACAGAAGCGGGGTTGTTGCAGATATGCTTACCCACTGGCTGTAGTCTAGTGGCTGCGCTGTTACTAAAATATTTTTCCCCTCAACCTGGGTATTGGAGTCGATTAATTGCAGCGATAATTGCGATCGCTCTAGTTACAGAGTATATGCTTTGGCGATTGTTGGGTACTCTCTATTTACCTAATTTTTGGATTGGTAGCTTGAGCGTGTTATTTTTCCTAGCCGAGCTATTGAATTATATCAGTATGATCAGCTTCTATGGGCAAACTGTGATGGTACGCGATCGCACTCAAGAAGCAGACTATTTATCTCCCGCAATTATTCATGGTGATTATCAACCAACTGTTGATATTTTAATTCCCACTTATAATGAGTCTCTCGATATTCTGACTCGTACAGTTATCGGTTGTCAGTTAATTAATTATTCCCAGAAAAAGATTTATCTTTTAGATGATGGTTGTCGTCCAGAAGTAGAAAAATTAGCTCAAGATTTAGGCTGCTTTTATATTGCTCGCATTGATCGTTCCCATGCCAAAGCAGGTAATATTAATCATGCTTTAAAATTCACATCAGGAGAATTGATTACTAGCTTCGATGCTGATTTTGTACCTACGGAAAATTTTTTAGAACGTACAGTTGGCTTCTTTCAAAATCCCCAAATTGCCCTAATCCAAACCCCACAAAACTTTTATAATACATCTTCTTTTTTAGTCAATTTAAAAGTTGATCATCTCGTGAGTAACGATGTTGATTTATCTTTTCAGTACATGGAAGCTGGCAGAGATGCTTTAGATTCACCCCTATGTTCGGGAACATCCTTTATCATTCGTCGCAGCGCCTTAGCAAAAATTGGTGGTATTCCCACTCAAAGTATCACTGAAGATTTTTACACCTCAATGCAACTCCTCAACCAAGGCTATAAAGTTATTTATTTAAATGAGTTAATATCTGCCGGGGCTGCACCAGAAAATATCAGTGCTTATATCAATCAAAAATTACGCTGGGCGCAAGGCAATTTACAATTACTTTTCTGTCCGCAACATCCACCACTATTTTATTCAGGACTGAATTTAATTCAGCGTCTAGTACATTTCTCAGCCATTATTTTTTGGTGTACTGCCATCACCCGCTTATTTTACTTACTCCTACCAGCTTTTTCACTACTCTTTGGCATCTTTGCTATCAAGCCAACACTGCCAGGAATTTTAATTTTCTTCTTACCCTATTATATTTTTAATCTATGTATTTTTAATTGGATTAATGGTGGATTGAGGTCAATTATTTGGTCAGATGTCTTTGATATTTTAATGTGTTTTCCAGTAACTATTGCTGTATGTAAAACTTTAATTGCCCCATTTGGTAGTAGATTTAAAGTTACGCCTAAAGGTGTGGTGTTATCAAAAATCAATATGAACTGGCAATTAGGAATACCTCTAATATTAGTTGCAGTCGCTTACTGTATTGGGTTGTTCCGCCACTTATCAGGAATTGCTGAACCCACTGATGAAGTTGCTAGTTTAGGGGTGACTTTAATTTGGAGTTTTTACAATTTAGCCTTATTAAGTGTTTGTATTCAGTCAACCATTGAAGTTCCCCAAGAACGAATATTTATCAGATTTAAACATAATTTAACTTGTAAATTCAAGTCATTAACAGCAATTTGGGATGCTCAAACTGTTGACTTGTCAGAAGGAGGAGCTTTAATCAAGATTCCGGCAACTATATCACTATCTCAAGTACCAGAAACAGCACATTTGTCTATCCCGACAATTACAGATACAGATTTTTCAGTTAAAATTGTCAGAAAATTTACCGACAAAAAACATATTTATCTAGGGCTAGAATTTAGCCAACTTTCATTATTACAAACTAGAAATTTAGTCAAATTTCTGTTTTGTCGTCCTCACCTTTGGCAACCAAAAAGAACTACAGAAATCCAAGCTGCTAGCGCATTTTTAAAAACAGTCTTACGCTTTTATCCCCTAGCAGAAGCCAGAGGCAAGTTAAACTTTTAG
- a CDS encoding sensor histidine kinase, which produces MKISTKFFTGSAISVGLVVAILIGNTVVVQQIKETVREKSYESTETIKTILEADNSLKSEIIALKDIVLFKKNTQELELFHTQFIASLNKLDKLLPNNAKISVIRRRHELLNQMSTQLTQQSSSPTYLADSQQYFRAINSFNRDIELFLDVLIKRAYKQRLLVEQDLENLHQVQKIISFVVVSVILILLIGKFILIWQPTIKSLEHLQLGTAEIAMGNFDYRLDINTGDEIEDLAQSFNHMAVKLAQARETLLKNTELTDMNQLLALEVSERKQAELELQQTLQELQHTQAQLIQTEKMSSLGQLVAGVAHEINNPINFIYGNITHASEYTHELLELVRLYQEEFPYVGEKIREQIENMDLEFLQEDLPKILDSMKMGSQRIQQIVLSLRNFSRLDEAEMKEVDIHDGIESTLLILQNRLKATPQHSQIEIVKEYGNLPLVECHAGQLNQVFMNIINNAIDAFIDSPTINNPQITIQTELMKHDRVVVRIADNGSGMSPQVQQKLFDPFFTTKPVGQGTGLGLSISYQIVVEKHSGILRCQSELGKGSEFWIEIPLFAKVESKMLHC; this is translated from the coding sequence ATGAAAATCTCTACCAAGTTCTTTACAGGTTCTGCTATATCTGTCGGGCTAGTAGTGGCTATTCTTATCGGCAATACTGTAGTTGTACAGCAAATTAAAGAAACTGTCCGAGAGAAAAGTTACGAAAGCACCGAAACTATTAAGACTATTTTAGAAGCAGACAATTCGCTCAAGTCAGAAATTATCGCCCTCAAAGATATTGTCTTATTTAAAAAAAACACCCAAGAGCTAGAACTGTTTCACACACAGTTTATCGCCTCTCTGAATAAATTAGACAAGTTGTTGCCAAATAATGCCAAAATATCGGTGATTCGTCGCCGCCATGAATTACTTAATCAAATGTCAACCCAATTAACTCAGCAAAGTTCTAGTCCGACTTATTTAGCTGATTCACAGCAGTATTTTCGCGCGATTAATTCCTTTAACAGAGATATTGAACTGTTCCTTGATGTACTAATTAAACGTGCTTATAAACAGCGTTTATTGGTAGAACAAGACTTAGAAAATCTTCATCAAGTGCAGAAAATTATCTCTTTTGTAGTTGTGTCTGTAATTCTGATTCTATTGATTGGTAAATTTATCTTGATTTGGCAACCAACTATTAAATCTTTAGAGCATTTACAGCTTGGTACAGCAGAAATTGCTATGGGTAATTTTGATTATCGGTTAGATATTAATACAGGTGATGAAATTGAGGATTTAGCTCAATCATTTAACCATATGGCAGTCAAGTTAGCTCAAGCCCGCGAAACACTGCTGAAAAATACTGAATTAACTGATATGAATCAACTTTTAGCATTAGAAGTTTCAGAACGGAAGCAAGCCGAGTTGGAACTGCAACAGACTCTACAAGAACTGCAACACACTCAAGCACAACTGATTCAAACGGAAAAAATGTCTAGCTTAGGTCAGTTGGTAGCCGGAGTTGCTCATGAAATTAACAACCCGATAAATTTTATTTATGGCAATATTACTCACGCTAGTGAATATACTCACGAGTTATTAGAACTAGTACGTCTCTATCAGGAAGAATTTCCTTATGTGGGAGAAAAAATTAGAGAACAGATTGAAAACATGGATTTAGAATTTCTCCAAGAAGACTTACCAAAAATTCTTGATTCGATGAAAATGGGTTCTCAGCGCATTCAGCAAATTGTCTTATCTTTACGCAATTTCTCCCGACTTGATGAAGCAGAAATGAAAGAAGTTGATATTCATGATGGCATTGAAAGTACATTATTAATTTTGCAGAATCGTTTGAAAGCAACACCACAGCATTCTCAAATTGAAATTGTTAAAGAATATGGCAACCTACCTCTAGTAGAGTGTCATGCAGGACAACTAAATCAGGTATTTATGAATATTATTAATAATGCTATTGATGCTTTCATCGATTCTCCAACAATCAATAATCCTCAAATAACTATTCAGACTGAATTGATGAAGCATGACCGAGTTGTAGTCAGGATTGCTGATAATGGCTCAGGTATGTCTCCACAGGTACAGCAAAAGTTATTTGACCCATTTTTTACGACAAAGCCTGTTGGTCAAGGTACAGGGTTGGGTTTATCAATTAGTTACCAAATTGTTGTAGAAAAACACTCTGGTATACTACGATGTCAGTCTGAATTGGGTAAAGGATCTGAGTTTTGGATTGAAATACCCTTATTTGCCAAAGTAGAAAGTAAGATGTTGCACTGTTAG
- the phnD gene encoding phosphate/phosphite/phosphonate ABC transporter substrate-binding protein, with the protein MQKALQWLVSRYLILAAIAPLIGMGCTDNLSSNQPVENPDVPALRRTRERQGTAYYNTSALSSSKNNLPKLTIGVLSTQTLTEQEQMIQPLDEYLEQSLGRKVDFLIAKNYQEIENLLLQNKLDLAYLGTVTYLEAVEKGAKIQPLATAIDKHTGQPWYRACIIVKANSSIKTLKDLKGKRVAFVDKLSASGYLMPLVSLKKLGINPEQDFAEVIYAGTHSKSMTALEDGIVDAAATNVSYYFKQQKNGQITPEKYRLIWESAPIPNFPIVVSEKLSPELIQQLKQVFVASPDGIEDILGAESAGYTLVSPDDYTPIQQLRQELNLISIPKK; encoded by the coding sequence ATGCAAAAAGCCTTACAGTGGCTTGTTAGCAGATACTTAATCTTAGCAGCGATCGCCCCCCTCATCGGTATGGGCTGCACTGATAACCTATCTAGTAATCAACCTGTGGAAAATCCTGATGTTCCAGCTTTGAGGAGGACTAGAGAGAGACAAGGTACAGCCTACTATAATACATCTGCACTATCTAGCAGCAAAAATAATTTACCCAAATTAACTATTGGTGTATTGTCTACCCAAACTCTCACAGAGCAAGAACAGATGATTCAACCTTTAGATGAATATTTAGAACAATCTCTGGGGAGAAAAGTTGATTTCTTAATAGCTAAAAATTATCAGGAAATTGAAAACTTACTGCTACAAAACAAGCTTGACTTGGCCTATTTAGGAACTGTAACTTATCTTGAGGCAGTAGAAAAAGGTGCAAAAATTCAGCCATTAGCTACTGCCATCGATAAACACACGGGTCAACCTTGGTATCGAGCCTGTATTATTGTCAAAGCAAATAGTTCTATTAAAACTTTAAAAGACCTCAAAGGCAAGCGAGTTGCTTTTGTTGATAAATTATCTGCTTCTGGATATCTTATGCCATTAGTATCTCTAAAAAAACTGGGTATTAATCCTGAGCAAGATTTTGCTGAAGTTATCTATGCTGGAACCCACAGCAAAAGCATGACAGCTTTGGAGGATGGCATTGTTGATGCTGCGGCAACTAATGTTTCTTATTACTTCAAGCAACAAAAAAATGGTCAGATTACACCAGAAAAATATAGATTAATTTGGGAATCTGCGCCCATACCCAATTTTCCCATAGTGGTTTCTGAGAAATTATCACCTGAATTAATCCAGCAGCTAAAACAAGTTTTTGTAGCTAGCCCAGATGGTATTGAAGATATATTAGGAGCCGAGTCGGCTGGATATACTCTTGTTAGTCCTGACGACTATACTCCTATTCAGCAACTCCGGCAAGAACTCAATTTAATCTCTATTCCTAAAAAATGA
- a CDS encoding MAE_28990/MAE_18760 family HEPN-like nuclease — MFQNILMRVKVNINTVRSIIKTNDRLMGISFASSALIKAEICEETDVILSQILQDIPTAKEWRVYDHCSAITRLYAIYESFVEELISDWLILLTELYPCYSNLEEKIRNTHRVGVGKLLTELNKHRYKHLSSEKVVQGLFYGTSGEKKYELLPDAFLIHEQNLRKDALVRLFANAGISDAWVWVENHRSIKYFLKEIRGSQNTVEGELNEFIGYRNDAAHGFPDEVLGASALLELCDFVDALSQALAELITYQVIKRKELIGQIREVGKITEWFKKPNAGVAIVEEIKLSIGNKIFLVNEETSCCYLVAINSIQLNGNPVNDLQTTAGMEVGLKFDLSAKQGLRLYQLEVE, encoded by the coding sequence ATGTTTCAGAATATTTTAATGAGGGTAAAAGTTAATATTAATACTGTCCGTTCTATTATTAAAACCAATGATAGGTTGATGGGAATTTCATTCGCTTCGAGTGCTTTAATTAAAGCAGAAATATGCGAAGAAACAGACGTAATCCTCAGTCAAATTTTGCAAGATATACCGACAGCGAAAGAATGGAGAGTTTATGATCACTGTAGTGCAATAACACGCTTATACGCAATCTATGAGAGTTTTGTAGAAGAATTAATTAGTGATTGGTTAATACTTTTAACAGAGTTATATCCTTGCTATTCAAATTTAGAAGAAAAAATCAGAAATACTCACCGGGTGGGAGTAGGAAAATTACTAACTGAACTTAATAAACACCGATATAAACACCTCTCGTCTGAGAAAGTTGTCCAAGGTCTATTTTATGGCACTAGTGGTGAGAAAAAGTACGAATTATTGCCAGATGCGTTTCTCATTCACGAACAGAACTTACGCAAGGACGCTTTAGTTAGATTATTTGCAAATGCTGGCATATCAGACGCTTGGGTATGGGTTGAGAACCATAGATCCATTAAATATTTTTTAAAAGAAATTAGAGGTAGCCAAAATACTGTAGAAGGGGAACTTAATGAATTTATTGGCTATCGTAATGATGCAGCACATGGTTTTCCTGATGAGGTACTAGGTGCTAGTGCATTATTAGAATTATGCGACTTTGTAGATGCTTTGTCTCAAGCACTTGCTGAATTAATAACTTATCAGGTTATTAAACGCAAGGAATTAATCGGGCAGATTAGAGAAGTTGGCAAGATCACTGAGTGGTTCAAGAAGCCTAATGCGGGAGTTGCAATAGTTGAAGAAATTAAATTATCGATTGGAAACAAAATTTTCTTAGTTAATGAAGAGACATCTTGTTGCTATTTGGTTGCTATCAACAGTATTCAACTTAATGGTAACCCAGTGAATGATTTACAAACAACTGCTGGGATGGAAGTTGGGTTAAAGTTTGACTTGAGTGCTAAACAAGGTCTGCGTTTGTATCAATTAGAAGTTGAATAA